Proteins from a genomic interval of Verrucomicrobium sp.:
- a CDS encoding recombinase RecT yields MSENSLIPASSKAPILSGDRGLKLSNLDEIWRFATAVSKSGLAPKGIDTPESITVALQMGAELGLPPMAALQNIAVINGRPSVWGDAQLGIVRATGELEEFEEWFEQGGERLDRNPSKFDESTAAVCRVRRKGYAQAQITAFSVEDAKRANLWGKTGPWSQYPARMLRFRARSFGLRDQFGDALRGLLTAEEARDIDPVEAARPVSGTVVDTGKPSFKDSLGKKAAEPVEASVEAAVERIDQAAPEPQDNLRFEEESAAPETPLQRLLVKAADYGKDEIEEQLGVIQLAGKRWAQFNDRRFKRYADLSAELQDTLEKGFDALMEGGK; encoded by the coding sequence ATGTCCGAAAATTCCCTAATCCCCGCTTCCTCCAAGGCTCCGATCCTTTCCGGTGATCGCGGCCTCAAGCTTTCCAACCTCGACGAGATCTGGCGCTTCGCCACCGCCGTCTCGAAATCTGGCCTTGCCCCGAAGGGCATCGACACGCCGGAGTCGATCACCGTAGCCCTGCAAATGGGTGCGGAGCTTGGCCTGCCGCCGATGGCGGCGCTTCAGAACATCGCCGTCATCAATGGTCGCCCCTCCGTTTGGGGAGACGCCCAGCTTGGCATCGTCCGCGCTACGGGCGAGTTGGAGGAGTTTGAGGAGTGGTTTGAGCAGGGCGGCGAACGCCTTGATCGGAACCCCTCCAAGTTCGACGAATCCACCGCCGCCGTCTGCCGGGTTCGGCGCAAGGGCTACGCCCAGGCGCAGATCACGGCCTTCTCGGTGGAGGACGCCAAGCGGGCGAATCTGTGGGGCAAGACAGGCCCCTGGAGCCAATACCCCGCCCGGATGCTTCGCTTCCGCGCCCGGTCCTTCGGCCTGCGCGATCAATTCGGAGATGCCCTGCGCGGCCTGCTGACCGCCGAGGAAGCTCGCGATATTGATCCGGTCGAGGCCGCTCGTCCGGTCTCCGGCACGGTGGTCGATACTGGCAAGCCCTCCTTCAAGGACTCCCTGGGAAAGAAGGCCGCCGAGCCGGTAGAGGCGTCGGTGGAAGCGGCGGTCGAGCGCATCGATCAGGCCGCTCCCGAACCCCAGGACAATCTCCGCTTCGAGGAGGAATCCGCCGCGCCTGAAACCCCGCTCCAGCGTCTCCTGGTCAAGGCCGCCGACTACGGCAAGGACGAGATCGAAGAGCAGCTTGGGGTGATTCAACTCGCCGGGAAGCGGTGGGCGCAATTCAATGACCGCCGCTTCAAGCGGTACGCCGACCTCTCGGCGGAACTCCAGGACACCCTTGAAAAGGGCTTCGACGCTCTCATGGAGGGCGGGAAGTGA
- a CDS encoding S24 family peptidase gives MKSDKLTERITVRLSETDLEAVKKYAQYHRLDPSDVLRMGTVSFLRSQGALDIEEPKQGFYLIERGSVPAGSPIHEEESGGKRIQIPENMLPPNLRKDAYVLRVNGKSMEPDIPDGSYIIVVRKDPKPGDIVVGHVDGDGVTLKKYIMKKGIHLLRSINPHPRFRDIIPREKLEAQGVFHAIVPKA, from the coding sequence ATGAAGAGTGATAAGCTCACCGAGAGAATCACGGTTCGCCTGTCAGAAACCGATCTGGAGGCGGTTAAGAAATACGCCCAGTATCACCGCCTGGACCCCAGCGACGTGCTTAGAATGGGAACCGTCTCCTTCTTGAGGAGTCAGGGAGCCTTAGACATCGAAGAGCCAAAGCAGGGATTCTATTTAATCGAGCGCGGTTCCGTTCCCGCCGGAAGCCCGATCCATGAAGAGGAGTCCGGCGGCAAGCGGATACAAATCCCCGAAAACATGCTCCCCCCTAACCTGCGAAAGGACGCGTATGTTCTTCGTGTAAACGGAAAGTCGATGGAGCCGGATATCCCGGACGGGAGCTACATCATCGTGGTTCGGAAAGACCCAAAGCCGGGAGACATCGTCGTCGGCCATGTGGACGGCGATGGAGTCACGCTGAAAAAATACATCATGAAGAAGGGCATCCACCTTCTCCGGTCGATCAATCCTCACCCGCGCTTTCGGGACATCATCCCCCGCGAAAAGCTCGAAGCGCAGGGAGTCTTCCACGCCATCGTTCCGAAGGCATAG
- a CDS encoding SDR family NAD(P)-dependent oxidoreductase, producing MKMKGNTILITGGTSGIGLELARALSRENTVLITGRDAARLRSATGKLPGVRGIQSDVSDPAAIAALYRQVAQEYPTLNVLINNAGQMRAINFHQGGEDLAELTREIDTNLAGPIRMTRQFLPLLKKQPEAAIMNVSSLLAFVPMAIAPVYCATKAAVHSFTLSLRVQLKGSRVRVFELAPPPTDTAMLTDAFGAEGAKDIPKTTVPALVKAAVDGLRNDTFEIRPGMSNALNFLGRLAPVTALKKLNKPTEAVFAGAA from the coding sequence ATGAAAATGAAAGGCAACACGATCCTCATCACCGGCGGCACCAGCGGCATAGGCCTGGAATTGGCCCGCGCACTCAGCCGGGAGAACACCGTGCTGATCACGGGGCGCGATGCGGCCAGGCTGCGTTCCGCCACGGGGAAGCTCCCCGGGGTAAGGGGCATCCAGAGCGACGTGAGCGATCCGGCGGCGATCGCCGCGCTTTACCGGCAGGTCGCGCAGGAGTATCCGACGCTGAACGTCCTCATCAACAACGCCGGCCAGATGCGCGCCATCAACTTCCATCAGGGAGGGGAGGACCTGGCGGAGTTGACGCGTGAAATCGACACGAACTTGGCGGGCCCGATCCGCATGACGCGCCAATTCCTGCCCCTGCTAAAAAAGCAGCCGGAGGCGGCCATCATGAACGTTTCCTCGCTGCTGGCCTTCGTCCCCATGGCGATTGCCCCCGTCTATTGCGCCACCAAGGCGGCGGTCCATTCCTTCACCCTGTCCCTGCGCGTGCAACTTAAGGGGAGCCGGGTGCGGGTGTTTGAGTTGGCCCCGCCGCCGACGGATACGGCGATGCTGACGGACGCCTTCGGCGCGGAGGGGGCCAAGGATATTCCTAAGACGACCGTGCCGGCGCTGGTGAAGGCGGCTGTCGATGGCCTGCGGAACGACACGTTTGAGATCCGGCCGGGCATGAGCAACGCGCTCAACTTCCTGGGCCGCCTGGCTCCGGTCACGGCGCTGAAGAAACTGAACAAGCCGACGGAAGCGGTCTTTGCGGGCGCCGCCTGA
- a CDS encoding PD-(D/E)XK nuclease-like domain-containing protein gives MISPGIYHDMPEGEYHSAPGVSATILKAMRRSPAHMRVKLADREDEDTPFGTIFHRRMLEPERYKAEIVIIPPDAPKRPTEAQRNAAKPSPKTLEQIAWWADFDAKTEGKEIISATDASNIEKMAMAVLGHRIAGEIFRSEYRTEVSLFIDDPVTGLPIRCRVDLLSGVVMVDIKTTYDASDWQFAKIIDQMGYHLQAAHYMRIATLLGLAPERFIFIAVEAKPPYGVNTFEIGAASLAKGDEECARLLALYKECVEKDAWPAYEQSLRAINIPRYALTREQDAEVIYSPED, from the coding sequence GTGATCTCGCCCGGTATCTATCACGACATGCCGGAGGGTGAATACCACTCTGCCCCCGGCGTCAGCGCCACCATCCTCAAGGCTATGCGCCGCTCGCCCGCCCACATGCGGGTGAAGCTGGCCGACCGGGAGGACGAGGACACGCCCTTCGGCACCATCTTTCACCGTAGGATGCTCGAACCCGAGCGGTACAAGGCCGAGATCGTCATCATCCCGCCGGACGCTCCCAAGCGGCCCACGGAGGCCCAGCGGAACGCCGCCAAGCCTTCGCCCAAGACCCTGGAGCAAATCGCCTGGTGGGCCGACTTCGACGCGAAGACCGAGGGCAAGGAGATCATCTCCGCCACCGACGCCTCGAACATCGAGAAGATGGCTATGGCGGTCCTCGGCCACCGCATCGCCGGGGAAATCTTCCGGTCGGAATACCGCACCGAGGTTTCCCTCTTCATCGACGATCCGGTGACCGGCCTGCCGATCCGCTGCCGGGTCGACCTCCTTAGCGGTGTGGTCATGGTCGACATCAAGACGACCTACGACGCCTCCGACTGGCAGTTCGCCAAGATCATCGACCAGATGGGATACCACCTCCAGGCGGCCCACTACATGCGGATCGCCACCCTCCTCGGCCTGGCGCCGGAGCGGTTCATCTTCATCGCGGTCGAGGCGAAGCCGCCCTACGGCGTGAATACGTTCGAGATCGGCGCCGCCTCCCTGGCAAAGGGCGACGAGGAGTGCGCGAGGCTCTTGGCCCTCTACAAGGAGTGCGTCGAAAAGGACGCCTGGCCCGCCTACGAGCAATCCCTCCGCGCCATCAACATCCCTCGGTACGCCCTGACTCGTGAGCAGGACGCGGAGGTCATCTACTCCCCGGAGGACTAG
- a CDS encoding excisionase family DNA-binding protein, with protein sequence MTTPSIDPVWVGIKWVVKHTGHSRWTINRWAKAGKIPAHRRKGARHWRFESSKVKVWWAAAYNGAPNPEEKGSK encoded by the coding sequence ATGACTACCCCCTCCATAGATCCGGTGTGGGTTGGCATCAAGTGGGTCGTAAAGCACACCGGACATAGCCGCTGGACGATCAACCGATGGGCCAAGGCTGGGAAGATTCCGGCCCACCGCCGCAAGGGCGCGCGCCATTGGCGCTTCGAATCATCGAAGGTTAAGGTCTGGTGGGCTGCTGCCTATAACGGCGCTCCCAACCCGGAAGAGAAAGGCTCGAAGTGA
- a CDS encoding DNA adenine methylase, with product MKPRPLLRYHGGKWRLARWIISHFPDHRIYDEPYGGGASVLLQKPRSYAEVYNDLDGELINLFRVVRDDGDELRRLLELTPFSRDEFQDSYEPSSDPMEQARRTLVRSFMGFGSNSHTKATGFRSCSNRSGTTPAHDWRNYPEALAHTIERLRGVVIENRDAVEVMRQHDSPFTLHYCDPPYVPETRDAGGDYRHEMTVEDHRALAAALRELKGCVVISGYPSALYDEELFPDWHRIERSALADGAAKRREVLWFSPRAAARLDLPQELSFQ from the coding sequence ATGAAGCCCCGACCCCTTCTTCGCTACCACGGCGGCAAGTGGAGGCTGGCTCGCTGGATCATCAGCCATTTCCCGGATCACCGAATTTACGATGAGCCGTATGGAGGGGGCGCATCCGTACTCCTGCAAAAGCCGCGCTCCTATGCCGAGGTCTATAACGACCTCGACGGGGAGTTGATAAATCTCTTTCGCGTTGTCCGCGATGATGGGGATGAGCTGCGCCGCCTTCTTGAACTGACCCCATTCAGCCGGGACGAGTTCCAGGACAGCTACGAGCCATCCAGCGATCCGATGGAGCAAGCGCGGCGAACGCTGGTCCGCAGTTTCATGGGTTTCGGCAGCAACAGCCACACCAAGGCCACCGGCTTCCGCTCCTGCTCCAACCGCTCGGGGACGACGCCCGCCCACGATTGGCGGAACTACCCCGAAGCCCTGGCCCATACCATCGAGCGGCTGCGCGGGGTCGTCATCGAAAACCGGGACGCGGTGGAGGTGATGCGGCAGCACGACTCGCCATTCACCCTTCACTATTGCGACCCGCCCTACGTGCCGGAGACGCGCGATGCGGGCGGCGATTACCGCCACGAGATGACGGTGGAAGATCACCGGGCCCTGGCGGCCGCCCTCCGGGAGTTGAAGGGGTGTGTCGTCATCAGCGGCTATCCCTCCGCGCTCTACGACGAGGAGCTTTTCCCGGATTGGCACCGCATCGAACGGTCGGCCCTGGCCGATGGCGCCGCCAAGAGGCGGGAGGTCCTTTGGTTTTCGCCGAGGGCCGCAGCCCGTCTGGACCTGCCTCAAGAACTCTCTTTCCAATGA
- a CDS encoding efflux RND transporter permease subunit encodes MKGFNLSAWMVKQGAVASFLILVIILAGIVAYTKLGRAEDPSFTIKVLTVTAVWPGATAQEIQDQVAEPLEKRIQELQWYDRVETFTRPGLAVMLVTLKDGMPPADVAEQFYQLRKKLGDEAHKLPPGALGPFINDEYSDVSFALYSLEAPGMPLRALVRQAEGLRQDLLGVPGVKKVDILGERKEQIFVEFSYSRLTTLGIRPEQVFESLAHQNALTPAGSIDTAGPQVYVRIDGAYDDLQKIRDTPIAANGRSFKLSDIAAVRRGYEDPPTFLIRHNGQLALVLSVVMREGWNGLLLGKALEAEAAKIAASLPLGMAFSKITDQAVNIREAVDEFMLKFCVALAVVMIVGLVSLGWRVGLVVAAAVPLTLAVVLVIMLATGRVFDRITLGALIISLGLLVDDAIIAIEIMVVKLEEGFARAEAAAYAWSHTAAPMLAGTLVTIIGFTPIGFARSTAGEYAGNIFWIVGFALLASWVVAVAFTPYLGVKMLPEIPKTEGGHQAIYNTPNFRRFRRLVTWSIRHKYAVVGAVAAIFLLMGGGMAAVKKQFFPNSDRPEVLVEVQMPEGTSFEATDAAAAKVEAWLGGQPEAKIVTSYIGAGAPRFFFSYNPELPDPSFAKIIVLTADDKERDALKERLRQRVAAGLAPEARVRVAQLVFGPYDHFPVDFRVMGPDARKIRQIAEQVAAVERANPHTRQVNLDWSERQPTLHFVFDQDRLRLIGLSPSEAAQQLQFLLTGVAVTQVREDIRSVDVVARSAGGDRLDPARIGDLTLVSSAGRLVSASQIGRVETRAEDPILRRRDRLPTITVQCDIDEALQPPQVSAEIEKAIQPIVAQLPPGYRIEVGGNTEDSAKANAALAPIFPIMIALTLTVIVFQVRSLSAMAMVFLTAPLGLVGVVPVLLLFHQPFGFNAILGLIGLAGIIMRNTLILIGQIHTNEADGLDPFHAVVEATVQRARPVALTALAAVLAFIPLTQSVFWGSMAYSLIGGTAAGTALILVFLPALYAIWFKIREGAAHDGSLPQDAAGHAPIEKLQIPPKPTQRKEK; translated from the coding sequence ATGAAAGGCTTCAACCTTTCCGCATGGATGGTGAAGCAAGGGGCGGTCGCCTCCTTCCTGATCCTCGTCATCATCCTGGCGGGCATCGTGGCCTACACGAAGCTGGGGCGGGCGGAAGATCCCAGCTTCACCATCAAAGTGCTGACCGTGACGGCGGTCTGGCCGGGCGCGACGGCGCAGGAGATCCAGGACCAGGTGGCCGAACCCCTGGAAAAGCGGATCCAGGAACTGCAGTGGTATGACCGCGTGGAGACTTTCACCCGGCCCGGCCTGGCCGTGATGCTGGTCACCCTGAAGGACGGGATGCCCCCGGCGGACGTGGCGGAGCAGTTTTACCAGCTGCGCAAAAAGCTGGGAGACGAGGCGCACAAGCTTCCCCCCGGCGCCCTGGGCCCGTTCATCAATGACGAGTATTCGGACGTCTCCTTCGCCCTCTACAGCCTGGAGGCGCCCGGCATGCCCCTGCGCGCCCTGGTCCGCCAGGCGGAGGGGCTGCGGCAGGACTTGCTGGGCGTCCCGGGGGTGAAGAAAGTCGACATCCTGGGCGAGCGCAAGGAGCAGATCTTCGTCGAGTTCTCCTACTCCCGGCTGACGACGCTGGGCATCCGTCCCGAGCAGGTGTTCGAATCGCTGGCCCATCAGAACGCGCTGACGCCCGCCGGGTCGATCGACACCGCCGGCCCCCAGGTCTACGTCCGGATCGACGGGGCCTATGACGATCTGCAAAAAATCCGGGACACTCCCATCGCGGCCAACGGGCGCTCCTTCAAGCTTTCCGACATCGCCGCGGTCCGCCGGGGCTATGAGGACCCGCCGACGTTCCTGATCCGCCACAACGGGCAGCTGGCGCTGGTCCTCAGCGTGGTGATGCGGGAGGGATGGAACGGCCTGCTATTGGGCAAGGCCCTGGAGGCGGAGGCGGCCAAAATCGCCGCCTCCCTGCCCCTAGGGATGGCTTTTTCCAAGATCACCGACCAGGCGGTGAACATCCGGGAGGCGGTGGACGAGTTCATGCTCAAATTCTGCGTCGCCCTGGCCGTGGTCATGATCGTCGGCCTGGTCAGCCTGGGCTGGCGCGTGGGCCTCGTCGTGGCCGCCGCCGTTCCCCTGACCCTGGCGGTGGTCCTGGTCATCATGCTGGCCACGGGACGGGTCTTCGACCGCATCACCCTGGGCGCCCTCATCATTTCCCTGGGCCTCCTGGTGGACGACGCCATCATCGCCATCGAGATCATGGTGGTGAAGCTGGAGGAGGGCTTCGCCCGGGCGGAGGCCGCCGCCTACGCCTGGAGCCACACCGCCGCGCCCATGCTGGCGGGGACCCTGGTGACGATCATCGGGTTTACCCCCATCGGCTTCGCCCGCTCCACGGCGGGGGAATACGCCGGGAACATCTTTTGGATCGTGGGCTTCGCCCTCCTCGCCTCCTGGGTCGTCGCGGTGGCCTTCACGCCGTACCTGGGGGTAAAGATGCTGCCGGAGATCCCCAAGACCGAAGGAGGCCACCAGGCCATCTACAACACGCCGAATTTCCGGCGCTTTCGCCGCCTGGTGACATGGAGCATCCGCCACAAATACGCCGTTGTCGGCGCGGTGGCGGCGATTTTCCTGCTCATGGGCGGCGGCATGGCGGCGGTGAAAAAGCAGTTCTTCCCGAATTCCGACCGCCCGGAAGTCCTCGTCGAGGTGCAGATGCCGGAGGGCACCAGCTTTGAGGCGACCGACGCGGCGGCGGCGAAGGTGGAGGCCTGGCTCGGCGGCCAGCCGGAGGCCAAGATCGTCACCTCCTACATTGGCGCGGGCGCGCCCCGGTTTTTCTTTTCCTACAATCCGGAGCTGCCGGACCCGTCCTTTGCCAAAATCATCGTCCTGACGGCCGACGACAAGGAGCGCGACGCCCTCAAGGAACGGCTGCGGCAGCGCGTGGCCGCCGGGCTGGCGCCGGAGGCGCGGGTCCGCGTGGCGCAGCTTGTCTTCGGCCCGTATGACCATTTCCCCGTCGATTTCCGGGTCATGGGCCCCGACGCCCGGAAAATCCGACAGATCGCCGAGCAGGTGGCGGCCGTGGAACGGGCCAATCCCCACACGCGGCAGGTGAACCTGGACTGGTCGGAACGGCAGCCGACGCTCCACTTCGTCTTTGACCAGGACCGCCTGCGGCTGATCGGCCTTTCGCCCAGCGAGGCGGCCCAGCAGCTGCAGTTCCTCCTCACCGGCGTGGCGGTGACGCAGGTGCGGGAGGACATCCGCTCCGTGGACGTGGTGGCGCGGAGCGCGGGCGGCGACCGCCTGGACCCCGCGCGCATCGGCGACCTGACGCTGGTTTCCTCCGCGGGCCGCCTGGTGTCCGCAAGCCAGATCGGCCGGGTCGAAACCCGGGCGGAAGACCCCATTCTCCGCCGCCGGGACCGGCTGCCGACGATCACCGTGCAGTGCGACATCGACGAAGCCCTCCAGCCGCCCCAAGTCTCCGCGGAGATCGAAAAGGCCATCCAGCCGATCGTGGCCCAGCTGCCTCCCGGCTACCGGATCGAGGTGGGGGGGAACACGGAAGACTCCGCCAAGGCCAACGCGGCCCTGGCCCCCATATTCCCCATCATGATCGCCCTGACGCTGACGGTGATCGTCTTCCAGGTCCGTTCCCTTTCCGCCATGGCCATGGTCTTCCTCACCGCCCCGCTGGGGTTGGTGGGCGTGGTGCCCGTGCTGCTGCTTTTCCATCAGCCCTTCGGCTTCAACGCCATTCTGGGCCTCATCGGCCTGGCCGGCATCATCATGCGCAACACGCTGATCCTCATCGGGCAGATCCATACGAACGAGGCCGACGGCCTCGACCCGTTCCATGCCGTCGTGGAGGCCACCGTCCAGCGGGCCCGCCCCGTGGCGCTGACGGCGCTGGCGGCCGTGCTGGCCTTCATCCCGCTGACCCAATCGGTCTTCTGGGGGTCGATGGCCTATTCCCTGATCGGCGGGACCGCCGCGGGGACGGCCTTGATCCTGGTCTTCCTGCCCGCGCTTTACGCCATCTGGTTCAAAATCCGGGAAGGCGCCGCCCATGACGGGTCCCTGCCGCAGGACGCCGCCGGCCACGCCCCGATCGAGAAGCTGCAGATTCCCCCCAAACCCACCCAACGAAAGGAAAAGTAA
- a CDS encoding BrnT family toxin produces the protein MEWDEDKSAKVKAERGASFEDIATALHEGGFIDLIDNPARTGQSFLIVRCKGDVWAAVIEWRGKVARIVTAYPSRKMRKKYEK, from the coding sequence ATGGAATGGGACGAAGACAAGAGCGCCAAGGTCAAGGCCGAACGCGGAGCCTCTTTTGAGGACATCGCAACAGCCTTGCACGAAGGTGGATTCATCGACCTTATCGATAATCCCGCCCGCACTGGTCAGAGCTTCCTAATCGTGCGATGCAAGGGCGATGTGTGGGCAGCGGTGATCGAATGGCGCGGGAAAGTTGCTAGAATCGTGACGGCCTATCCCAGCCGAAAAATGAGGAAAAAATATGAAAAATAA
- a CDS encoding DNA cytosine methyltransferase translates to MSRAYYNEIEPYAAKWLRNLIAARHIAPGDVDERDVRDVRPADLGGYTQCHFFAGIGVWSAALRGSGWPDDVPVWTASCPCQPFSSAGRGLGFDDERHLWPHFFHLVRVCRPGVLFGEQVEKAIGFGWLDLVQDDLEGEGYAFGAVGFPAASVGAPHIRSRIYWMANANLPFPKRFREVFGDGKDQKGLRPGSSSGGVPDLVADSKNERRKRLENSAESSGGGGSAQYSGELGNPISSGLEIGSVQNEQQRPLRIEGAALIEANPLRGFWGNAEWIWCRDGKYRPVEPGTFPLAHGAASRVGRLRAYGNAINKEQAQAFIRAYLDLERGR, encoded by the coding sequence GTGAGCCGTGCTTATTACAACGAGATCGAACCCTATGCCGCGAAGTGGCTCCGCAACCTCATCGCAGCAAGGCACATTGCCCCTGGCGATGTCGACGAACGAGACGTGCGCGACGTGCGGCCTGCCGATCTCGGCGGCTACACGCAGTGCCATTTCTTCGCTGGTATCGGCGTCTGGTCGGCAGCGCTCCGAGGCTCGGGATGGCCGGACGATGTGCCTGTGTGGACAGCGTCGTGCCCTTGCCAGCCTTTCTCCTCGGCAGGCCGGGGGCTTGGATTTGATGACGAGCGGCACTTATGGCCGCACTTCTTCCACCTCGTCCGCGTCTGCCGCCCTGGCGTCCTCTTTGGTGAGCAGGTTGAAAAGGCGATTGGGTTCGGCTGGCTCGATCTTGTTCAAGATGACCTGGAAGGAGAAGGCTATGCCTTCGGGGCGGTTGGTTTCCCTGCTGCGAGCGTCGGTGCGCCACACATCCGAAGCCGAATTTACTGGATGGCCAACGCCAACTTGCCCTTCCCAAAACGATTCAGAGAAGTCTTCGGGGATGGGAAGGATCAGAAAGGGCTACGGCCTGGATCTTCCAGCGGCGGCGTCCCTGACCTCGTGGCCGACTCCAAGAACGAGCGACGGAAACGGCTCGAAAATTCCGCCGAATCGTCTGGGGGGGGGGGCAGCGCTCAATACAGTGGCGAGTTGGGCAACCCCATCAGCTCGGGACTGGAAATCGGATCGGTCCAAAATGAACAGCAAAGGCCTCTACGGATCGAAGGGGCAGCCCTTATCGAGGCAAACCCTCTACGCGGATTCTGGGGAAACGCCGAATGGATCTGGTGCAGAGACGGCAAATACCGGCCTGTTGAACCCGGCACATTCCCGCTGGCTCATGGGGCTGCCTCCCGAGTGGGACGCCTGCGCGCCTATGGCAACGCCATCAACAAGGAGCAGGCGCAAGCGTTCATTAGAGCCTATCTCGACCTCGAAAGGGGCCGCTGA